The following proteins come from a genomic window of Actinopolyspora saharensis:
- a CDS encoding dihydroorotase, whose product MNGVERPTEESGGRVLLRSVRPYGTGDPVDLLVENGRIAALGADLDVEADRVVHAEGAVALPGFVDLHTHLREPGREDAETVESGSVAAALGGYTAVFAMANTDPVADNAIVVEHVRRRGDEVGLVDVHPVGAVTAGLGGAKLAEIGAMARSSAAVRVFSDDGHCVDDPLLVRRALEYTGAFGGVVAQHAQDPRLTPGAQAHEGGNAARLGLAGWPAPAEESVVARDCMLAGHTGGSLHVCHVSSAGTADFLSWWRSRDVRGRVSAEVTPHHLLLTDELLETYDPRYKVNPPLRTDDDVRGLREALASGVIDCVATDHAPHAEQDKDCEWSAARPGMLGLQTALSVLVRGMVRPGLLDWRGVARVLSEAPARIAGLTDQGRPLEVGEPANIALVDPEGEWTVHGTELAGTAVNTPFEGMVLPARVFATISRGRVTALDGKVEPRGGRS is encoded by the coding sequence GTGAACGGTGTCGAACGACCGACGGAGGAGTCCGGAGGGCGGGTGCTGCTGCGTTCGGTGCGGCCGTACGGCACGGGCGATCCGGTGGACCTGCTCGTGGAGAACGGCAGGATCGCGGCGCTCGGGGCGGATCTCGACGTCGAGGCCGACCGGGTCGTCCACGCCGAGGGAGCAGTGGCCCTGCCCGGTTTCGTGGACCTGCACACCCACCTGCGCGAACCCGGGCGCGAGGACGCCGAAACCGTGGAGAGCGGTTCGGTCGCGGCGGCGCTCGGCGGTTACACCGCGGTGTTCGCGATGGCCAACACCGATCCGGTGGCCGACAACGCGATCGTCGTCGAGCACGTCCGGCGGCGCGGGGACGAGGTCGGCCTGGTCGACGTGCACCCGGTGGGGGCGGTCACGGCCGGGCTGGGCGGTGCGAAGCTGGCCGAGATCGGGGCGATGGCCCGCTCGAGCGCCGCGGTGCGCGTGTTCTCCGACGACGGCCACTGCGTGGACGACCCGCTGCTGGTGCGGCGGGCCCTGGAGTACACCGGCGCTTTCGGCGGCGTGGTCGCCCAGCACGCCCAGGACCCGCGACTCACTCCCGGCGCCCAGGCCCACGAGGGGGGCAACGCCGCGCGGCTCGGCCTGGCCGGCTGGCCCGCCCCCGCCGAGGAGTCCGTGGTGGCCAGGGACTGCATGCTCGCCGGGCACACCGGCGGAAGCCTGCACGTGTGCCACGTGTCCAGCGCGGGAACTGCGGACTTCCTGAGCTGGTGGCGCTCCCGCGACGTTCGGGGCCGCGTCTCCGCCGAGGTGACTCCGCACCACCTGCTGCTCACCGACGAGCTGCTGGAGACCTACGACCCGCGCTACAAGGTCAATCCGCCGCTGCGCACCGATGACGACGTGCGCGGTCTGCGCGAGGCCCTGGCCTCCGGGGTGATCGACTGCGTGGCCACCGACCACGCCCCGCACGCCGAGCAGGACAAGGACTGCGAGTGGTCCGCCGCGCGCCCCGGGATGCTCGGGCTGCAGACCGCGCTGTCGGTGCTGGTCCGCGGCATGGTCCGCCCCGGGCTGCTGGACTGGCGGGGCGTCGCGCGGGTGCTGAGCGAGGCGCCCGCCCGCATCGCCGGTCTGACCGACCAGGGGCGTCCCCTCGAGGTCGGGGAGCCGGCCAACATCGCGCTGGTGGACCCGGAAGGCGAGTGGACCGTGCACGGCACGGAACTGGCCGGAACTGCGGTCAACACCCCCTTCGAGGGAATGGTGCTGCCCGCCAGGGTGTTCGCGACGATCTCGCGCGGACGCGTCACCGCACTGGACGGCAAAGTGGAACCGCGTGGAGGTCGATCCTGA
- a CDS encoding transporter: protein MARALWVLGLALVALLVVYGMRRGWLNRARRHADLPGLLPDPPSGTSRQDELLPAADGLYVGTTVAGDWQDRVSAGTLGHRASARARLYRAGLLLERVGTDPLWIPVSAVRDARVDHKLANKVVPGVGMLVVTWKVGDHLLDSGFRPEGETDPGEWVRALDALPPADSTGSESEHDYETATPRQEET from the coding sequence ATGGCACGAGCACTGTGGGTGCTGGGACTGGCCCTGGTCGCGCTGCTGGTCGTGTACGGGATGCGCCGGGGCTGGCTCAACCGCGCGCGCAGGCACGCGGACCTGCCCGGGCTGCTTCCCGACCCCCCTTCCGGGACGTCCCGGCAGGACGAGCTGCTGCCCGCAGCCGACGGGCTCTACGTGGGCACGACCGTCGCGGGGGACTGGCAGGACCGGGTCAGCGCCGGAACGCTCGGGCACCGCGCTAGCGCGCGGGCCCGGCTGTACCGCGCGGGGCTGCTCCTCGAGCGGGTCGGAACGGACCCGCTGTGGATACCGGTCTCGGCGGTGCGCGACGCACGGGTGGACCACAAACTGGCGAACAAGGTCGTTCCCGGCGTGGGAATGCTGGTGGTCACCTGGAAGGTGGGGGACCACCTGCTGGACAGCGGGTTTCGTCCCGAGGGCGAAACCGACCCGGGGGAATGGGTGCGCGCCCTCGACGCGCTGCCGCCCGCCGACTCCACCGGTTCCGAATCCGAGCACGACTACGAGACCGCGACTCCGCGGCAGGAGGAGACATGA
- the carA gene encoding glutamine-hydrolyzing carbamoyl-phosphate synthase small subunit codes for MTAQTPAALVLEDGRIFRGEAFGSEGSCLGEVVFSTGMTGYQETLTDPSYHRQIVVSTAPQIGNTGWNDEDDESQRIWVAGYVVRDPARTPSSWRSARSLPAEMSRQGVVGISGIDTRAVTRHIRERGAMRAGIFSGAELATDREMIDRVAASGEMVGADLAGDVTTGESYVVRARGERRFTVAALDLGIKSNTPRMMAERGIETHVLPLTSSLSEVRSLAPDGVFLSNGPGDPATADHATELTKEVLGAGIPLFGICFGNQILGRALGRETYKLPYGHRGVNIPVIDDETGRVAITAQNHGFAVRGEPGERFDTEFGRAMVSHHCANDGAVEGLRLLDTPAFSVQYHPEAAAGPHDAAPLFDSFVRLMSEAR; via the coding sequence ATGACCGCGCAGACGCCAGCCGCCCTGGTGCTTGAGGACGGCCGGATCTTTCGCGGCGAGGCTTTCGGCAGCGAGGGCTCTTGCCTCGGTGAGGTCGTATTCAGCACCGGAATGACGGGCTACCAGGAAACTCTGACCGACCCCTCTTACCACCGCCAGATCGTGGTTTCCACGGCACCGCAGATCGGCAACACGGGGTGGAACGACGAGGACGACGAGTCGCAGCGCATCTGGGTCGCCGGGTACGTGGTGCGCGACCCCGCGCGCACGCCCTCCTCGTGGCGCTCCGCGCGCTCACTGCCCGCCGAGATGAGCAGGCAGGGGGTGGTCGGTATCTCCGGTATCGACACCCGGGCCGTGACCCGGCACATCCGGGAGCGCGGCGCGATGCGCGCAGGCATCTTCTCCGGCGCCGAGCTGGCCACGGACCGGGAGATGATCGACCGGGTGGCCGCCTCCGGGGAGATGGTCGGCGCCGATCTGGCGGGTGACGTGACCACCGGCGAGTCCTACGTGGTGCGGGCGCGCGGCGAGCGCCGTTTCACGGTGGCGGCGCTGGACCTGGGCATCAAGTCCAACACCCCCCGGATGATGGCCGAGCGGGGGATCGAGACCCACGTGCTGCCGCTGACGAGTTCGCTGTCCGAGGTGCGCTCCCTCGCCCCGGACGGGGTGTTCCTGTCCAACGGGCCGGGGGACCCGGCCACCGCGGACCACGCCACGGAGCTGACCAAGGAGGTCCTGGGGGCGGGGATCCCGCTGTTCGGGATCTGCTTCGGCAACCAGATCCTGGGGCGGGCGCTGGGTCGGGAGACCTACAAGCTGCCCTACGGCCACCGCGGGGTGAACATCCCCGTCATCGACGACGAGACCGGCCGCGTGGCCATCACGGCGCAGAACCACGGCTTCGCCGTGCGCGGGGAGCCGGGTGAGCGCTTCGACACCGAGTTCGGCCGCGCGATGGTCAGCCACCACTGCGCGAACGACGGAGCCGTCGAGGGACTGCGGCTGCTGGACACCCCCGCGTTCAGCGTGCAGTACCACCCGGAGGCCGCCGCGGGCCCCCACGACGCGGCACCCCTGTTCGATTCCTTCGTACGACTGATGAGCGAGGCACGCTGA
- the carB gene encoding carbamoyl-phosphate synthase large subunit gives MPKRTDINHVLVIGSGPIVIGQACEFDYSGTQACRVLRSEGIRVSLVNSNPATIMTDPEFADSTYIEPITPEFVEKVIDAERPDALLATLGGQTALNTAVSLYEQGVLEKYGVELIGADIDAIQRGEDRQRFKDIVRSVGGGVPDSRVCNSMEEVRDFVAECGLPVVIRPSFTMGGLGSGMAHTHEELERMASLGLTESPVHEVLIEESVLGWKEYELELMRDHADNVVVVCSIENVDPMGVHTGDSVTVAPSMTLTDREYQNMRDVGIDVLREVGVDTGGCNIQFAIHPRTGRMVVIEMNPRVSRSSALASKATGFPIAKIAAKLAVGYSLDEIPNDITRKTPASFEPALDYVVVKAPRFAFEKFPGADTGLTTTMKSVGEAMALGRNFTEALGKAMRSLESARSGFWTAPDPEGATLESTLDELTNGHDGRLYTVERALRMGATVAQVHEASGIDPWFVDQIAGVVELREEILAAPVLDAELLRRTKRAGLSDRQIAALRPELAGEYGVRSLRHRLGVRPVYKTVDTCAAEFAASTPYHYSAYESDPGAESEVARQRERPKVIILGSGPNRIGQGIEFDYSCVHAAMGLGSAPDNSGMGYETVMVNCNPETVSTDYDTSDRLYFEPLTFEDVLEVVHSEQASGTVAGVVVQLGGQTPLGLARKLTEAGIPVVGTPPEAIHLAEDRGSFGEVLGKAGLPAPSYGTATSFEGAKRIADDIGYPVLVRPSYVLGGRGMEIVYDEASLENYIARATEVTPEHPVLVDNFLDDAIEIDVDALADGNEVYIGGVMEHIEEAGVHSGDSACALPPITLGRQDVEKVRRCTEALANGIGVRGLLNVQYALKDDVLYVLEANPRASRTVPFVSKAAGAPLAKAAARVMFGSTIAELRAEGMLPAQGDGADLPMDAPVAVKEAVLPFHRFRTPEGHGIDSLLGPEMKSTGEVMGIDTAFGQAFAKSQSGAYGSLPTSGKVFVSVANKDKRSMVFPVKRLADLGFEICATSGTAEVLQRNDIVCSVVRKHNEASAETGAADDGGSGAERDVIDLIKTGEIDMVFNTPYGNPGPRVDGYEIRTAAVSRDIPCITTVQGAAAAVQGVEAAIRGNIGVRPLQRLQAALRSDRTGEAG, from the coding sequence ATGCCCAAGAGGACCGACATCAACCACGTTCTGGTCATCGGATCCGGCCCGATCGTGATCGGCCAGGCGTGTGAGTTCGACTACTCCGGTACCCAGGCCTGCCGGGTGCTGCGCTCCGAGGGCATCCGAGTGAGCCTGGTCAACTCGAACCCGGCGACGATCATGACCGATCCCGAGTTCGCCGACTCCACCTACATCGAGCCGATCACCCCCGAGTTCGTGGAGAAGGTCATCGACGCGGAGCGCCCGGACGCGCTGCTGGCCACGCTGGGCGGTCAGACCGCGCTGAACACCGCCGTGTCGCTGTACGAGCAGGGCGTGCTCGAGAAGTACGGGGTCGAGCTGATCGGCGCCGACATCGACGCCATCCAGCGCGGTGAGGACCGCCAGCGCTTCAAGGACATCGTGCGCTCGGTGGGCGGCGGTGTCCCAGACAGCCGGGTGTGCAACTCGATGGAGGAGGTGCGCGACTTCGTCGCGGAGTGCGGCCTGCCCGTGGTGATCCGCCCGAGCTTCACCATGGGCGGGCTCGGCTCCGGCATGGCGCACACCCACGAGGAGCTGGAGCGGATGGCCTCGCTGGGGCTGACGGAGTCCCCGGTGCACGAGGTGCTCATCGAGGAGAGCGTGCTCGGCTGGAAGGAGTACGAGCTGGAGCTGATGCGCGACCACGCGGACAACGTGGTCGTGGTCTGCTCGATCGAGAACGTCGATCCGATGGGCGTGCACACCGGTGACTCGGTCACCGTGGCCCCGTCCATGACGCTGACCGACCGCGAGTACCAGAACATGCGCGACGTGGGCATCGACGTGCTGCGCGAGGTCGGGGTGGACACCGGGGGCTGCAACATCCAGTTCGCCATCCACCCGCGCACCGGGCGCATGGTGGTCATCGAGATGAACCCGCGGGTGTCGCGCTCCTCGGCCCTGGCCTCCAAGGCCACGGGCTTTCCGATCGCCAAGATCGCGGCGAAGCTGGCCGTGGGCTACAGCCTCGACGAGATCCCCAACGACATCACCAGGAAGACCCCGGCCAGCTTCGAGCCCGCGCTGGACTACGTGGTGGTCAAGGCCCCGCGGTTCGCCTTCGAGAAGTTCCCCGGCGCCGACACCGGGCTGACGACCACGATGAAGAGCGTCGGCGAGGCCATGGCGCTGGGCAGGAACTTCACCGAGGCGCTGGGCAAGGCCATGCGCTCGCTGGAGTCCGCGCGCTCCGGTTTCTGGACCGCGCCGGACCCGGAGGGGGCGACGCTGGAGTCCACCCTGGACGAGCTGACCAACGGGCACGACGGCAGGCTCTACACGGTGGAGCGGGCCCTGCGGATGGGGGCCACCGTCGCCCAGGTGCACGAGGCCTCGGGAATCGACCCCTGGTTCGTGGACCAGATCGCCGGAGTGGTCGAGCTGCGCGAGGAGATCCTGGCCGCTCCCGTGCTGGACGCGGAGCTGCTGCGCCGCACCAAGCGGGCGGGGCTGTCGGACCGCCAGATCGCCGCGCTGCGCCCCGAGCTGGCCGGGGAGTACGGGGTGCGCTCCCTGCGGCACCGACTCGGGGTGCGCCCGGTCTACAAGACCGTCGACACCTGCGCGGCCGAGTTCGCGGCCTCCACGCCGTACCACTACTCGGCGTACGAGTCCGATCCCGGCGCCGAGTCCGAGGTCGCGCGGCAGCGCGAGCGCCCGAAGGTGATCATCCTCGGCTCCGGGCCCAACCGGATTGGGCAGGGGATCGAGTTCGACTACTCCTGCGTGCACGCGGCGATGGGGCTGGGCTCGGCTCCGGACAACTCCGGGATGGGCTACGAGACCGTGATGGTCAACTGCAACCCGGAGACCGTCTCGACCGACTACGACACCTCCGACCGGCTGTACTTCGAGCCGCTCACCTTCGAGGACGTGCTCGAGGTCGTGCACTCCGAGCAGGCCTCGGGCACCGTCGCCGGGGTGGTGGTGCAGCTGGGCGGGCAGACGCCCCTCGGCCTGGCGCGGAAGCTCACCGAGGCGGGCATCCCCGTGGTCGGAACCCCGCCGGAGGCCATCCACCTGGCCGAGGACCGCGGTTCCTTCGGCGAGGTCCTGGGCAAGGCGGGCCTGCCCGCGCCGAGCTACGGCACGGCCACCTCCTTCGAGGGGGCCAAGCGGATCGCCGACGACATCGGCTACCCGGTGCTGGTCCGGCCGTCCTACGTGCTCGGCGGCAGGGGCATGGAGATCGTCTACGATGAGGCCTCGCTGGAGAACTACATCGCGCGTGCCACCGAGGTCACCCCGGAGCACCCCGTGCTGGTGGACAACTTCCTCGACGACGCGATCGAGATCGACGTGGACGCGTTGGCCGACGGGAACGAGGTCTACATCGGCGGGGTGATGGAGCACATCGAGGAGGCCGGGGTCCACTCCGGTGACTCCGCCTGCGCGCTGCCGCCGATCACCCTCGGGCGTCAGGACGTCGAGAAGGTCCGGCGCTGCACCGAGGCTCTGGCCAACGGCATCGGAGTGCGCGGGCTGCTCAACGTGCAGTACGCGCTCAAGGACGACGTGCTCTACGTGCTCGAGGCCAATCCCCGCGCCTCCCGCACGGTGCCGTTCGTCTCCAAGGCGGCCGGGGCCCCGCTGGCCAAGGCCGCCGCGCGGGTCATGTTCGGGTCCACGATCGCCGAGCTGCGCGCGGAGGGGATGCTGCCCGCCCAGGGGGACGGCGCCGACCTCCCGATGGACGCGCCGGTGGCGGTCAAGGAGGCGGTGCTGCCGTTCCACCGGTTCCGCACCCCCGAGGGGCACGGGATCGACTCGCTGCTCGGGCCCGAGATGAAGTCCACCGGCGAGGTCATGGGCATCGACACCGCCTTCGGGCAGGCGTTCGCCAAGTCGCAGAGCGGGGCCTACGGTTCGCTGCCGACCTCGGGCAAGGTCTTCGTCTCGGTGGCCAACAAGGACAAGCGGTCCATGGTGTTCCCGGTCAAGCGGCTCGCCGACCTCGGGTTCGAGATCTGCGCCACGTCGGGAACCGCCGAGGTGCTGCAGCGCAACGACATCGTCTGCTCGGTGGTGCGCAAGCACAACGAGGCCTCCGCGGAGACCGGTGCCGCCGACGACGGCGGTTCCGGAGCCGAGCGCGACGTCATCGATCTCATCAAGACCGGTGAGATCGACATGGTGTTCAACACGCCCTACGGGAACCCGGGGCCGCGCGTGGACGGCTACGAGATCCGCACTGCCGCCGTGTCGCGGGACATCCCGTGCATCACCACGGTGCAGGGTGCTGCCGCGGCCGTGCAGGGTGTGGAAGCGGCCATCCGGGGCAACATCGGTGTGCGACCGTTGCAACGGTTGCAGGCAGCGCTGCGTAGTGATCGGACGGGTGAAGCAGGATGA
- the pyrF gene encoding orotidine-5'-phosphate decarboxylase, with the protein MTAVQAAFGQRLGEAIDARGPLCVGVDPHPALLHAWGLEETPAALERFAMTVLEAVAGEVAVLKTQSAFFEAYGSRGIAVLERVVAEARQAGALVIHDVKRGDIGSTMTAYANAYLDEHSPLAADAITVSPYLGYGSLAPALGIAAQAGRGVFVLARTSNPESAGLQRSSTAEGTTIAQSIVDAAAESNAGASPMGHVGVVAGATIRSGELDLSELNGPVLVPGLGAQGGTVRGLRSVFGSALPHVIPAVARELLRHGPGVEDLRSATRRMRDDLSGITGR; encoded by the coding sequence ATGACGGCGGTGCAGGCGGCTTTCGGGCAGCGACTCGGGGAGGCGATCGACGCGCGGGGTCCGCTCTGCGTCGGCGTCGATCCGCACCCGGCCCTGCTGCACGCGTGGGGGCTGGAGGAGACCCCGGCCGCCCTCGAGCGCTTCGCCATGACGGTGCTGGAGGCCGTTGCCGGGGAGGTGGCGGTGCTCAAGACCCAGTCGGCGTTCTTCGAGGCGTACGGCTCGCGGGGCATCGCCGTGCTGGAGCGCGTGGTCGCCGAGGCCCGGCAGGCCGGGGCCCTGGTGATCCACGACGTCAAGCGGGGCGACATCGGCTCGACCATGACCGCCTACGCCAACGCCTATCTGGACGAGCACTCGCCGCTGGCCGCCGACGCGATAACGGTCTCGCCCTACCTGGGCTACGGTTCGCTCGCTCCGGCCCTGGGCATCGCCGCCCAGGCAGGGCGGGGCGTTTTCGTGCTCGCCCGGACCTCCAACCCGGAGTCGGCCGGGCTGCAGCGTTCGAGCACCGCTGAGGGCACGACGATCGCCCAGTCCATCGTGGACGCGGCGGCGGAGAGCAACGCGGGTGCCAGCCCGATGGGGCACGTCGGCGTGGTCGCGGGCGCCACGATCCGCTCCGGGGAGCTCGATCTGTCCGAGCTGAACGGTCCGGTGCTCGTCCCCGGCCTGGGAGCCCAGGGCGGAACTGTGCGCGGGCTGCGTTCCGTGTTCGGTTCCGCGCTGCCGCACGTGATTCCCGCGGTGGCGCGGGAACTGCTGCGGCACGGTCCGGGGGTGGAGGACCTGCGCTCCGCGACCCGGAGGATGCGCGACGACCTGTCCGGAATCACCGGCAGGTGA
- the mihF gene encoding integration host factor, actinobacterial type, which produces MALPQLTEEQRAAALEKAAAARRARAELKERLKRGGTSLAEVLDSADNDETLGKMKVSALLEALPGVGKVRAQQIMERLEIANSRRLRGLGERQRKALLAEFNAA; this is translated from the coding sequence GTGGCCCTTCCCCAGCTGACCGAGGAGCAGCGGGCTGCGGCACTCGAAAAGGCGGCTGCCGCCCGTCGCGCCCGCGCTGAGCTCAAGGAGCGCCTCAAGCGCGGTGGGACCAGCCTGGCCGAGGTCTTGGACAGTGCCGACAACGACGAGACCCTCGGAAAGATGAAGGTCTCCGCGCTGTTGGAGGCCCTTCCCGGCGTGGGCAAGGTCCGCGCGCAACAGATCATGGAGCGGCTGGAGATCGCGAACAGCCGCAGGCTGCGTGGTCTCGGCGAGCGCCAGCGCAAGGCGTTGCTCGCCGAGTTCAACGCGGCGTGA
- the gmk gene encoding guanylate kinase: MIDADDGVRPGSVRTGTPRLTVVSGPSGVGKSSVLDELREQAPDVYFSVSVTTRAPRAGEVDGVHYHFVDRAEFERMVDAGEMLEYAHYAGNYYGTPRAPVERALAAGRPAVLEIELQGARQVRRSMPEAQLVMLLPPSWEDLVQRLTGRRTEGSEVLRQRLDTARAELAARSEFDATVVNADVQRAVDELVRLITGPTPG, encoded by the coding sequence GTGATCGACGCGGACGACGGCGTGCGGCCGGGGAGTGTCCGGACGGGCACTCCCCGGCTCACCGTCGTCTCCGGCCCCTCCGGTGTCGGCAAGTCGAGCGTGCTCGACGAACTGCGCGAACAGGCACCGGACGTCTACTTCAGCGTGTCGGTGACCACCCGAGCCCCTCGTGCGGGCGAAGTCGACGGGGTGCACTACCACTTCGTCGACCGGGCCGAGTTCGAGCGGATGGTGGACGCGGGCGAGATGCTGGAGTACGCCCACTACGCGGGCAACTACTACGGAACACCGCGCGCTCCCGTGGAGCGAGCGCTGGCCGCGGGGCGACCCGCGGTGTTGGAGATCGAACTGCAGGGCGCCCGGCAGGTGCGGCGCAGCATGCCCGAAGCGCAGCTCGTCATGCTCCTGCCGCCCTCGTGGGAGGATCTCGTCCAACGGCTGACCGGCCGTCGCACGGAGGGCTCCGAGGTTCTCCGGCAGCGACTGGACACGGCGCGTGCCGAGCTCGCGGCGCGCTCCGAGTTCGACGCCACCGTCGTGAACGCCGATGTGCAGCGGGCGGTGGACGAGTTGGTACGATTGATTACCGGTCCGACCCCCGGTTAG
- the rpoZ gene encoding DNA-directed RNA polymerase subunit omega yields MSIPNSLTAFPGGQSSNTQSQSSLVAEGITDPPIDDLLDNVSSKYALAIYAAKRARQIQDYYAQLGEGLLEYVGPLVEPGPREKPLSIALREIHAGVLQHSEGA; encoded by the coding sequence GTGAGCATCCCCAACTCGCTGACCGCCTTTCCCGGCGGCCAGTCCTCGAACACCCAGTCCCAGTCGAGCCTAGTGGCCGAGGGCATCACCGATCCGCCGATCGACGATCTGCTGGACAACGTGAGCTCCAAGTACGCGCTGGCCATCTACGCCGCCAAGCGCGCCAGGCAGATCCAGGACTACTACGCCCAGTTGGGTGAGGGACTGCTGGAGTACGTCGGCCCGCTGGTCGAGCCGGGTCCGCGGGAGAAGCCGCTGTCCATCGCCCTGCGCGAGATCCACGCGGGCGTCCTGCAGCACTCCGAGGGCGCGTGA
- the coaBC gene encoding bifunctional phosphopantothenoylcysteine decarboxylase/phosphopantothenate--cysteine ligase CoaBC — protein MSEGRSGSGGSRIVLGVSGGIAAYKACEVLRGLTESGHDVQVVPTEAALRFVGSATFEGLSGHPVRTGVFEDVPSVAHVRLGQEADLVVVAPATADLIARAANGIADDLLTSTLLTAHCPVLLVPAMHTEMWENAATRRNVETLRSRGVVVAEPDTGRLTGADSGKGRLPDPAEIVDLARLLLTDPAAVPRDLTGRKVVISAGGTREPLDPVRYLGNRSSGRQGFALARVAAHRGAEVTLVAANTAELAVPAGVRLRRVDTAEQLRTEMFDASADADAVVMSAAVADFRPAERVEHKIKKADREPGPVELARNPDVLGELGAARSEGRLRIGVLAGFAAETGDPDTTVLQYGRDKLASKACDLLVVNAVGDGRAFEVEDNAGWVLAASGTQRPVPYGAKSLLASRVWDAVVEQFADQ, from the coding sequence GTGAGCGAAGGCAGGAGCGGGTCGGGCGGCTCCCGGATCGTTCTCGGGGTCTCCGGCGGCATCGCCGCGTACAAGGCCTGCGAGGTGCTGCGCGGGCTGACCGAGAGCGGCCACGACGTCCAGGTCGTTCCCACCGAGGCCGCGCTGCGGTTCGTCGGGTCGGCCACCTTCGAGGGACTGTCCGGGCACCCGGTGCGGACCGGTGTGTTCGAGGACGTGCCGAGCGTGGCGCACGTGCGGTTGGGGCAGGAGGCCGATCTGGTCGTGGTCGCCCCGGCCACGGCCGACCTGATCGCCCGCGCGGCGAACGGCATAGCCGACGATCTGCTCACCTCGACGCTGCTCACCGCGCACTGCCCGGTGCTGCTCGTTCCCGCGATGCACACCGAGATGTGGGAGAACGCCGCCACCCGGCGCAACGTCGAGACCCTGCGCAGCAGGGGGGTCGTTGTGGCCGAACCGGACACGGGCAGGCTGACCGGGGCGGACTCCGGCAAGGGGCGGCTGCCCGACCCCGCGGAGATAGTGGACCTGGCCAGGTTGCTGCTGACCGATCCGGCCGCCGTGCCGCGCGATCTCACCGGGCGGAAAGTGGTGATCTCCGCGGGGGGAACGCGCGAGCCGCTGGATCCCGTGCGCTACCTCGGCAACCGTTCCTCGGGCAGGCAGGGCTTCGCCCTGGCGCGGGTCGCCGCCCATCGCGGGGCCGAGGTGACGCTCGTGGCCGCGAACACCGCCGAGCTGGCCGTTCCCGCCGGGGTGCGACTGCGGCGGGTGGACACGGCCGAGCAGCTCCGTACCGAGATGTTCGACGCTTCCGCGGACGCCGACGCCGTGGTCATGTCGGCGGCCGTGGCCGATTTCCGACCCGCGGAGCGGGTCGAGCACAAGATCAAGAAGGCTGATCGGGAACCGGGACCGGTCGAGCTCGCTCGCAACCCCGACGTGCTCGGTGAGCTCGGAGCGGCGCGCTCGGAGGGACGGCTCCGCATCGGGGTGCTCGCCGGGTTCGCCGCCGAGACGGGCGACCCCGACACCACGGTTCTGCAGTACGGCAGGGACAAGCTCGCGAGCAAGGCGTGCGATCTGCTGGTGGTCAACGCGGTCGGTGACGGGCGGGCCTTCGAGGTGGAGGACAACGCAGGCTGGGTGTTGGCCGCTTCGGGGACGCAGCGTCCCGTGCCGTACGGTGCGAAGTCCCTGTTGGCGTCCAGAGTGTGGGACGCGGTGGTGGAGCAGTTCGCCGACCAGTGA